The sequence below is a genomic window from Uranotaenia lowii strain MFRU-FL chromosome 2, ASM2978415v1, whole genome shotgun sequence.
ctaaatgtatgcaacagattaactcttttttcttttgacagaaaaaaagtaaaatttaattcgaacaaaaccaaaaattactgcaattggtgtttttggtgttttatgcattatgacatcacaaatatataaaaCACTATAAagtttcaaacgttttcatttgattgtccattaattacagagtttgttgcaacttacccctttttcttagtagggtgaaaatcgaatgtttttgaaaattaaaaaataactggtaaaaccaataatttttctgactaggtcagtttggtgtcccatcaaccttaaaacttttgatgtacaaggggtatgattatctgtaagcattaagattttagaagccattgaagttgaaaagtgttgcatgttgccccagttgacggtaataaaaattccaaccatcttaaaaaaaaaacttaaatcatgAGATCTGATTTTCCAGAATTATTCTGATTTTTGGAGGCTCaacctgataacctgataagccttcgttttttcctgattttttgaaataagtcgactgaatcaaagcaatcgaaagattccctatactgccgctcatagcaagtccgtcccatttgcattttcatcatttttcagtttatcgctggaatcactttaattttatctatagtttcaagagaaaactttgttttcagtactttgttctgatgaacattgaaaaaaacctcaagtaattttgtcccattgaacaaatgatcgcaagtcggtcccatatggcataaatcatAGCATGTCAGTCCCACAGCCATAAGGGcccagcaaatgattttcaacagaatcaaaacaacaaaaattatcattataaAGTGAAAATCTTTCATTGGCCGTTGCAGTGACAGATTCTGTTGATTATTTCGTATATAAACGCATCCAAGTGCTGATTTACCGTTggactttttacgatttttcaatgccgtttttctcatttcaacaaaaacgcaaatgggacggacttgctatgagcggcagtatatttcaaccacggtaaatgaaaagtatatataccggtatttcgatagcaacttactatcttcttcagtgagcgttttcgattgaaatgttttttggttttattccgATACaccgttttattttattttttttatttgcttatttCAAGCAAGATTCAGAAATTAATATTCTAGTGCAAATTaattatctaaaattcaatttttctttcttttaaattttcgaaaatatctagtaataaaattgtgaaattttatgctcaattttgaataaaatagatCCCTAGCAACTTAAAAAAACCACATTTGAATTCCATTAAATGACCTTTAAcctttttatatcttttttatgaaataaaatttaaagacagtgttgccagaaatGCAGTGATAATTTCCaaacgtttattgaaaatttataaaaattttaataatttattaaacaaTTTGATTctgtttcaacaaaatttaccataacttaaaaaaaaatcattttttttctcagtgaTTCCAGAAACATTAATTAAAATCATTCAGTCTAAAAAATGCACAACAATTGCAACAGTTACTGTGTGATTTCTTCTGTAGGaaatccaaattgaaaattgaggaaGGCACAATATTtggtttaaaacaaaattaaaacacaatttatTGCAAGGATtactcaaaacaaatttaaactcttAACTTGCCTATTTCTCAACATGCAAGCAAACGCATTAGCAATTCAGGTATTTTGCtcctaaattgaaaattgattgctaaatttTTAACGCTGCtatcataatttaatttttttttttgcgataaaaTTCTTATCATCAATCCTAGGGTTGTCTATCTAATATTTTAAATGGTAAATTTTCTGAatccaaaactttgtttttaattaagttttttagTATTAACTGCAGAAACTCagcatattttctttttatttttatttcaaccttATGTGCAATTCTGGtcaggaataaaaaataattttaaaagcccaacattgacatttattttttgaCGCTGTGATTTAGAAAAGTCGATATCTATTCATTCATCATCAGATTTATATAATCTTGTTCATCATTGTTGAAGTAGTTGATAACGGTTAGTTCAAATTTCGATGTACCATCCTAATATATTTCCGCAGTCTATACTTCCATGTTTACTGATGAGTTTGCAGTTTAGCCGCTAGAGGGTGTAGAAGAGAATGATGTAAAGAAACAGAAAAGATAGGAAGATTAGGGCGCACTTTTGAAACGTGGTCAGACGTACGTGGTTGAATTGTTGAGTTCTTGGATTATTATCtgaaaaattaagatatttAACGATTGTAAGTAAACAATAATtaatagaaatagaaaaagaaacatatacTTACCCGAATCATACTTACCAAAATTGTAGCAATAACAGCGAGTTGGAAATTAGATGTTGGAAGGAGAATAAGAAAATTGAGGTTACGGAATTTGTAAGTTAATGATCAATAATGAAACGAAATTGAATTGTTACTAATAAAATATTATAGCTTTTAGCAAAAGTTACACACAATCAAATAGTGTTCTACGCTCAAAAGATCCGATCGAAGTTCTCTTTCAACAATCTAAAAGAAATTCCAAAGATATGGAAGGTAAACAACCGGACGTAAACAAGGGTAGTTGCGCAGCTTGTAAGGCGCCAGATACCGATGAAATGGTGCAATGTGACCACTGTGACACCTGGTGGCACTTTGGATGCGTGGGAGTTGGCGACAGCATCAGCGAACGCAGCTTCACTTGTCCGGCGTGCCAAAAAGCCACGGCCATAGTATCAAGAACGGATAGTGGTAATACTAAGGCAGAAACTATAATACCCACAAGTGCTGTTGCCAGAAGTACATCAGCTTCTTCCCGGACTGGATCTCGGTTAGTCCTGCAACGACTCGAGGCGGAGAAAACATTGCGTGAAAAGGAGCTGCAATTCGAACGTCGAGATGAGGCAAGGAAACGCGAGCAAGAGCGGATACAAAAGGATGCAGAGTACGAAAGACGACAAATGCAAATTGAGGTAGAGTTCCTGAGGCAGAAAATTAAAGCGCTAGAAGTAGAGGACGATGCTGTAAGTGTTGCCAGAAGCCGTAAGTCTGTGCATAGCGGAATCAAGAAAGTGGAAGAATGGCGTAAGGGGCTACCACTTTTGGTTGCTCAATCGACAATGCAAGAACCGAGACGTCCGGAGTTAATTGATTTCCCGGGGAAGCTAGCCCACCAAGCACATAATGATATATCTGAAATTTCGAAGGTTGTCCGGAGCAGAGTACCCACACAGAGTGTTAATACCCGATTGGAACACAAAAATTCCCACCTGATTGACTTTGGCCAAGCGACGAATTCGGTTACCAATTTATCCGGTCTGTCAAGAGAAGTTTGGCCGAATGTTAGCACGATCCTGAATGACGTCGGTGTAGATAACAGAGGTGAACAACATCGATTCGGTTGTGATGTGGTGGCTAAACGTGATCATGGACCTACAACGAGTCCAACGCAGCGTCAGTTGATTTCACGACAGCTTATGTCGAGCGATTTGCCAGTTTTTTACGGAAATCCTGAAGATTGGCCCGTCTTTATAACTACATTCCGTACGACATCCGAAGCATGTGGATACAATGAAACGGAGAATCTCGTGAGACTGCAACGAGCGCTCAAAGGTGCCGCATATGAAGCTGTGCGCAGTCGGCTTATGATGCCAGAAGCGGTCCCACTTATTATCGAACAATTGGACACTCTTTATGGGAGACCAGAACTATTAGTTCAAACGTTGTTGCAAAAGGTTAGGCAAGTACCGGCCCCCAAGGCGGATAAGTTGGAAACCTTGGTGACCTTCGGCCTAGAAGTGCAAAATCTTAGTTACCACCTGATTGCCGCGAACCAACAGGCACATCTCAACAATCCGACACTGTTGTTTGAGTTAGTGGATAAATTGCCCACACATCTTCAGTTAGATTGGGGGCTACATATGGAGAATATTGAGACGGTGGACCTACAATCTTTCTCAGCGTATATGGGGGTACTGGTAAGGGCAGCTTCCCGTGTTACGAGGAACCTTGAAAGTTTGCACccgaaaatatcaaataaactCGGACGAGGCGAGAaaggaaaagagaaaaatttctGCGGTGCCCATGCTGAAAAGGATCTAGATTCCGAAGGGGAAGGGCCAGATGGTTGGGAACAAGCTCCACAAGCTGTTATGGCTCACACATCTAACGATATTTCGGCGGACGGAGCAACGATGGTGGACGTTCCACACGCTGGAAGAGTGTTCAGCCCAGCTTGCttcatttgtcaaaatttgactcATCGAGTCAAAAGCTGTCCAGAGTTTGGAAGAATGAGCATTGCAGATAGATGGAGGAAGGCACgtgatttgaatatttgtcGCAGTTGTCTAAGTTGCCATGGAAGACGACCTTGCAAGTCTGCTAAGCAGTGTGGGATTGGTGGGTGCCAAAAGAAACACCATCCATTGCTACATGAAAACCGGGATGCCAACGTGGAACCTGAAGCAACAGGTGCTGTCAACAATCACCATCACGCAGAACCTTCCACACTGTACCGGATTCTGCCTGTAACATTGCACGGGAATGGACGGACAGTGCAAGTGTTTGCCTTTATGGATGAAGGTTCATCGCTGACTTTAGTCGAAGAAGAAGTCATTGATCAGCTGCAGATTAAAGGAGAAGCAGTGCCGCTATGCTTGCAATGGACGGCGAACGTAGAGCGAAACGAAAGGAATTCAAAGCGGATCTCGTTGGAAATAAGTGGTCAGGTTAACCCTGGACAACTATTTAAATTGAAGGATGTTCGCACTGTAAGTTCTTTAAACCTTCCTAAACAAACAATTCAAGGCGCAAAGTTGGCTCAAAAGTATCCTCATCTACAAGGGTTACCGATTCAGAGCTATGAGAATGCGATTCCAAAAATTCTAATTGGTAACGACAATCTTCACGTCGGAGCAACACAGAGAATAAGGGAAGGAGCTATCGGGGAGCCGGTAGGGGCCAAATGCCGATTGGGATGGACAGTGTATGGCGCCCTGGAGTACGGATCTCGTCGAGCGAGCATGTTTCATATATGTGAGTGTGAACACGATTTAGAACTACATGAGTTAGTTGAGGAATATTTTCGAATCGACAATTTGGGAATAAGAGCTACAAAAAAGCTGGAATCCGAAGACACGAAGCGAGCCGAGCAGATTATGAAACGAACGACGAGACGAATTGAAGGCAGATTTGAAACTGGACTCATTTTCAAGTACGACTATTTCGAGCTTCCGGATAGTATGCCGATGGCTGAACGTAGACTACAATGTCTTGAAAGGCGTATGGCTAAAGATTCAGTGATCAGTGAAAGCGTCCGACGCCAGATGAAAGAATATGTAGATAAAAAATACATTCACGAAGCCACCGACGATGAGCTGCGGAGTGCAGATCCGCGAAAAACGTGGTATTTACCATTGGGAATCGCAATCAATCCGAAAAAGCCTTCTAAGATACGTATTTTTTGTGATGCTGCAGCTAAGGTCGGAGGTATCTCGTTGAATACAGTTCTAATGAAAGGACCAGATCTCCTCAGCTCCCTCCCCCGAATCCTTTTCGGGTTTCGTGAACGTCCGGTAGCGATATGCGCCGATATCAAAGAGATGTTCCATCAAGTTAAAATACGGAAAGAGGATCGAGACTGCCAAAGGCTATTGTGGCGAGAGAATGTAAAAGAAAGGCCAAAAATTTACATCATGGACGTAGCTACATTCGGATCGACTTGTTCGCCATGCTCTGCCCAGTACGTGATGAATCTCAATGCCAGCGAACACGAACAAGATTTTCCCGATGCTGCGGAGGCGATAAAGAAGCGGCACTATATGGACGATTGGATGGATAGCGTCGATGGTGTAGAACAAGCGGTTAAGCTAGCTCTTGAGGTGAGGACAATTCATTCGAACGGTGGTTTCCAGCTACACAACTGGTTGTCTAACTCCCCTGAATTTCTGAAACGGGTCGGGGCTTCCAACGGTTGTGCAGAAAAGCCTTTGAATCTAGACTGTAGCTCCACTGAACGAGTATTGGGGATGTTCTGGATTCCTAAGTCCGACATCTTCACGTATCAAAGTGCAATGAGAATGGAACAGACACGACCGACAAAGCGCGAGGTGCTCCGAGCTGTCATGTCGTTGTTCGACCCATTGGGACTACTGTCGTTTTTCGTTGTCCATGGGAAAATAATAATACAGGACATATGGCGGGCTAAAACAGAGTGGGATGAAAAGATTCCACACGAGATAAGCGAGAGATGGCAATCGTGggccaaatattttgaaacgtTAAATAATATACGTATTGAGAGATGTTATTTTCCAAATTATACCACTGATCAGTTGAAAGAAGTGCAATTGCACGTTTTTTGTGACGCTAGCGATAGTGCCTATGCGTGCGTTGCGTACATACGCGCAAAGGTCAAAGGGAAGGTTCACTGTTCACTCGTAGCCGGTAAAGCTAAGGTGGCTCCGTTAAAGGTATTGTCCATTCCACGATTAGAATTGCAAGCTGCCGTCATTGGAGCACGAATGCAAAACACTATCGTAGAATCTCATAGATTGGAGATTGAAAGAAGTGTCTTCTGGACTGATTCGAAAACTGTTTTAGCATGGCTAAATTCAGATCAGAGAAAGTATACTAAATTTGTTGGCGTTCGCGTTGGCGAAATATTGTCTTCATCAAAAGCAGAAGATTGGAGATGGATACCTTCTAAGCTAAATGTGGCGGACGACGCGACAAAATGGGGTAAAAATCCGAACTTTTCGCCAGACAGTCGATGGTTTCGAGGACCGGATTTTTTGTCGGAAGATGAATCTGCCTGGCCAGCCAATACGAATTCGACCTGCGAAACCAGAGAAGAAGTACAACACTGCCTCGTGCAtatattcgacaaagttttgaaaatggttaaatgGGAGGATTTCTCTAACTGGGTGCGACTGTGGCGTGCTGTGGGATACGTGCATCGATACTGTGACAACTTTCGAGCTCGATTTCTTAGGCAAAAGCTGAAAAGCGGACCACTTTCACAAAACGAGTTGATCAGAGCAGAAGCGACTATTTTCCGGTGGATTCAAAAAGAAGCGTACCCTAAAGAGTTCAAAGCGCTAGCGCACGCGCTTTCGTCGAACATCAAAAGTGTGGAGCTGGAATCGTGTAGCCCGTTGAGAAAATTATCACCATGTCTGGACCACGAAGGAATTATCCGTTTGGAAAGTCGCATCGTAGCAGCCTCGTATACTTCATTCGACGTCAGGTATCCCATCATATTACCCTCAAACCACGCTGCAACAAAACTGCTTTTAAATTGGTACCATCGTCGCTTGTTGCACGGGAACCATGAGACAGTAGTTAATGAAGTACGTCAAAAATATCACATCTCTAATCTCAGATCCGTCTTGCGTAAGGTGGTCAAAGGTTGTTCATTTTGTCGGGTTAGAGGGGCTAGGCCATTGGTTCCCAGAATGGCGCCACTTCCCGAAGCGAGGTTGCAAGCATATATTAGGCCGTTTTCTTTCACTGGACTGGATTACTGTGGACCGTTCAACATCAGAATTGGCCGGGCCACTGTGAAGAGGTGGATTGCATTGTTCACCTGTCTGACGATACGGGCAATTCATTTAGAAGTCGTGCATTCGCTCAGCACGGAATCCTGCAAAATGGCCATTAGACGATTTATCGTACATCATGGGTCACCGAGAGAAATATACAGCGACAACGGCACCAACTTCGTGGGCGTTCGAAATGAACTTTCCCGAGAGATAAAAGCAGAGGAATTATCGGAGTGTTTTACAAACGCCAACACCAAATGGATTTTCAACCCTCCTTTGGCTCCGCATATGGGTGGAGCGTGGGAGAGACTGGTGCGCTCAGTCAAAGCCGCGATGTGTGCCatgcaaatgacgaaaaaccCTGACGAAGAGACATTCGCCACAATCGTTCGAGAAGCGGAGGACATCGTGAACTCGCGCCCTCTCACTTTCATTCCCATCGAAAACGGACAGCAAGAAGCTTTGACACCCAACCACTTTTTGAAGTTAAGTTCGGACGGGGTGACTCAGACGCCGAAAAGGTTGAAGGACGATAGATCAGCACACCGTAATAATTGGAATCACCTTAACAATGCTGTAGATCAATTCTGGTACCGATGGGTACGTGAGTACTTACCTACAATTACACGACGCACTAAATGGTTTCACGACACGAAGGAAATCGTACCTGGGGACCTTGTGATAATCGTGAACGAATCGGAGCGTAATGGATGGACAAGAGGAAGAGTGGTATCTTTATCGACAGCGGCTGACGGAAGGAAACGGCGAGCGGTAGTTCAAACATCTTCTGGACTTCTTCGGAGGGCGGTAGCTAAACTTGCACGATTGGAGGTAGGAGGTAAAACTGGGTCCGATTGACGATAGTGCCCAGTGTTACGGGTCGGGGAATGTTGAAGTAGTTGATAACGGTTAGTTCAAATTTCGATGTACCATCCTAATATATTTCCGCAGTCTATACTTCCATGTTTACTGATGAGTTTGCAGTTTAGCCGCTAGAGGGTGTAGAAGAGAATGATGTAAAGAAACAGAAAAGATAGGAAGATTAGGGCGCACTTTTGAAACGTGGTCAGACGTACGTGGTTGAATTGTTGAGTTCTTGGATTATTATCtgaaaaattaagatatttAACGATTGTAAGTAAACAATAATtaatagaaatagaaaaagaaacatatacTTACCCGAATCATACTTACCAAAATTGTAGCAATAACAGCGAGTTGGAAATTAGATGTTGGAAGGAGAATAAGAAAATTGAGGTTACGGAATTTGTAAGTTAATGATCAATAATGAAACGAAATTGAATTGTTACTAATAAAATATTATAGCTTTTAGCAAAAGTTACACACAATCAAATAGTGTTCTACGCTCAAAAGATCCGATCGAAGTTCTCTTTCAACAATCATAATTCATCCTTTTGAATTCGATATTATTATGTTTCACCATTTCACCATCaccatttaatatttttttgtgagatCGCAAAACCATACAAATTGTTATaagatcaaaattatcaataaatagCTTATAAGTATAACGTAATAAACAATCAGATtaacattgttaaatttttgtaagtcTTATTCAAATGCCCAAAGTATACATCGTGTTTGAGAAAACGAAAATTGAAGGAAGAAATAGAAATGTcaataaaaatggtttattaTTCACAGTTTTATACTTTATTATAAGTTGAAAATCaatcttttgaatgaaattagaaATCAGCTAAATGTTTTCAACTGCTCAAAAgctaaaaattcattcatctgCCGCACTTGGCGAATCAttcaaaatattgcatttatacccaataatgaaaaacaaaaacataatagaaaatgttttaattgattttcgaGTCTCATTTCATCATCAAAACAACCTTTCCTTTTTGCAAAGTTATTTATTCGGAACATAAAAAACAAGCATAATTCAACTGTTTTGTCGAAAATTTATTGCAGATtgattaggccggaacaaatatcaaatttttcttttttcaacacCGCTTCCCTTTCCCCTTCAATTTTCCCATTATTCAGAAGAGGGAAatgaataaagtttaaggtaATCAATGTTgtgcaattttgattttttgcaaatttttttatgcaagccacaaaacaatttgttgcaatttgttgaaaatttggatttatatTATTATCTTTCTCCATCTCGCGATTTTTCAGCCTCAAATGATAGCAaagagatttgaaatttgtaccgcccttataaaaaaaatactgaagtgtttttttcctataacttttttggtctaaaactttcttggaaatttgttgaaaaatatgaaatacggaaaaaaatctaaacgcGTCTTCTATTTGTTTTCCAAAACAATCATAGAcagagttttcaaaaagttttttttgtggtaTTGGGGAAAACTTCACAAacttatttatataattttactaaaataaattcaattttatgaaaattaaaaacaagcgTCAAAAGAATTAAagggagtattttttttttttcattatattaaggtattttgaaaaaaagaaaaaagaaaaatatacataaaaataatcaactaaGATAACATTTAGCTGGTAATGATTTTAATATGTGTTAAATCATGTAACTCTCTTCAATCACTGGATCAGACATCCAGTCCTTTACcgattttgggatttttttttttcacagaacatctcttgaatttttatttcacatctAAGCTTTGGATTTTGAATTCCGTAGTaataatttccttttttatttttttcactttgtgtgcctgttgaaaaaactgaatctTTTTCTCATGATCTTTGCTGAATGCTATTTTCtgcaaacaaaatcaacaatccGCATCTTTCCAaaacagttcaaaaaatgtttttgaaagaacGAATTAATTTAACCAAACActgaaaaaacataaatcataaaaaattactcCTATGCTTTACTGAACAAATAAAACctagatttttatttatagtttcAAGATTTTAGCAGTGTAAACCTATATGATGATTATTCTAAAGATCAATATTGTTTGTTatagaaattaagaaaatttatcacaGGTCATAAAATAGCCAAGTGATGAGTAATTGGTctttaatccagaaaatttttaaatcttggtAGTATTCAAAATGCTGATGAGATCAATTCTTTTAGTCCTTCTTCCCAATAATTTACCTCAAGCAGTTATCATGGACCGGTTTGCGAACCATATTTACTTAAATTTCCACCTGGTTTACCTCGCTAGAGAGAATCGCTACTCATTGCCAAAAATAGATCTCCACTCCTGGTGCACTTAAGCGAAATTCACAGCAGAAATTTCTAGCCCCAGCTATGGCAAAAGTGCATTGGCTTAAGCACCGAGGTCGAAAAATGGCGATGCGATTGCATAATTTTGGAACACGCGCTGCATTTGCAATCTTTCTCCATTCCATCGACTTGCAAAGACGCCCACGATGCTTGCTCATGAATTCAGCCATTGACTTATCCTCTGAAAAAATCACGCCCACGATCCGAAATTTTCACTCGGTAACAGAGCTGCtccaatggattttttttaaacttcgtcTCACCCACTCGAGTTCGCCAGTCTTACAAGTTTCTCGATGACAAATTGTTTAAATCACATTTAATTAAATCTGTTTTAACAACTTCGAAGTGCTgaagtttttgataataatggcCACAAGTGTTTCCCATTAATCACTTTGAAGAAGGTCTTAATCACGAGCTTTCCATTTGTCTTCACTTGATCACTTCCAGAAGAATCGTTTCCACAAGTTTTTCTTCCTCTTTTGCTGTTTAGATTGGACAGTCCATGAGATTTTTCTGAACCTTTTCGTCACTAGACGTTCATTAGGCTCAAGCTTTCCCACAAGATCCTTGCACTTTTACTAGACAACTGCTAGAAACCGCTTCCAAAACCACACTCTACCACACACTTGATGTTTTCGGGACGACAGATCGCTACAGACTGATCAGGTTCAGACGGATCAAGTGGTTCACCCCCTCGAAGAAACACTTCCAAGGAAAACCTGGAAACTCTGCTTGTTCGATGAGTGTGAAAAACTCCCTTCACACACGATCACAACCTCACTCAGACACGCACCCAACTAGAGGAGTGAGGAATTTTCACACAGTCAACTCTCTAGGGAGTTTTCCAACTGCTTTTCCTGGCCCAGATATGTGACGAAACCCTCCCGCgcaatttttccaaacaaaaaaaaacgaatccgTTCTAACCTGGTGGCAACCCACGTTTGAATTTGGAAAACGCAACTTGTAACACGAACTGAACTCAACTCACTCTTCTCGGTTCCGCTGAAAACAACAcccaacaaaaaaacacaaccgtcgtcgtcgtcgaaatGATCGAAATGATTGACCGGAATGGGCTGCAGTCGGTAGTCTATGTACGAAAAGTATGATGATTGGGACAAAACTGCACACGGCACGCCATTTCTTTCTATGGATGAAAATCTTCGTCATTTTTGCCCCCCTTCAGCAGCAGCaccaaaacattcaaacatCCATACGATCGGCACCATGTTAGTTTGCCTACGTTCACCCACGAGGGCGGGGGCATATGCATATATCATCGGGATATGGCTTAGCACACCTTGGTTGGGCAGCATTTTCACCTAATACACGCGCCGAAAGTCGATTCCAAGGTACGACACCTATTCGTTACCACttggaaatgttaaaaaaataccttcctTGTGAttgaacatgaaaaatttacagAGTGTTGTGTTGACTATAAAAAGAACTATTCAgcctttttttaagaatttaaatctCACGTGTTTCCGAAATATTGACGATACAcgaaaagaagcttaaaacaatgGTGCacattttccttcaaaatcatccattaatcaaataaaaatgtgacaaaactgttgtattcacaaaaaaaaaaattgtatttattgtggtgaaaaaagttaaaataccACCAAGAATGTtgctaaaaatttttatttgcggTAGTTTTGTAAAAAGTAAAGtgaagtaaagtaaagtaaagtgaAAAAGCCACAATTTTCTTGACAAAAACTCTTGTTTTCGCTGACTTCGAAAGCCTCAAAAGAGTATTCTCGTTTGTATATTTCGCATTCAACGGTCTCAACTAACCGATTTTACATTTatgttttggttcaattt
It includes:
- the LOC129743395 gene encoding uncharacterized protein LOC129743395, whose product is MEGKQPDVNKGSCAACKAPDTDEMVQCDHCDTWWHFGCVGVGDSISERSFTCPACQKATAIVSRTDSGNTKAETIIPTSAVARSTSASSRTGSRLVLQRLEAEKTLREKELQFERRDEARKREQERIQKDAEYERRQMQIEVEFLRQKIKALEVEDDAVSVARSRKSVHSGIKKVEEWRKGLPLLVAQSTMQEPRRPELIDFPGKLAHQAHNDISEISKVVRSRVPTQSVNTRLEHKNSHLIDFGQATNSVTNLSGLSREVWPNVSTILNDVGVDNRGEQHRFGCDVVAKRDHGPTTSPTQRQLISRQLMSSDLPVFYGNPEDWPVFITTFRTTSEACGYNETENLVRLQRALKGAAYEAVRSRLMMPEAVPLIIEQLDTLYGRPELLVQTLLQKVRQVPAPKADKLETLVTFGLEVQNLSYHLIAANQQAHLNNPTLLFELVDKLPTHLQLDWGLHMENIETVDLQSFSAYMGVLVRAASRVTRNLESLHPKISNKLGRGEKGKEKNFCGAHAEKDLDSEGEGPDGWEQAPQAVMAHTSNDISADGATMVDVPHAGRVFSPACFICQNLTHRVKSCPEFGRMSIADRWRKARDLNICRSCLSCHGRRPCKSAKQCGIGGCQKKHHPLLHENRDANVEPEATGAVNNHHHAEPSTLYRILPVTLHGNGRTVQVFAFMDEGSSLTLVEEEVIDQLQIKGEAVPLCLQWTANVERNERNSKRISLEISGQVNPGQLFKLKDVRTVSSLNLPKQTIQGAKLAQKYPHLQGLPIQSYENAIPKILIGNDNLHVGATQRIREGAIGEPVGAKCRLGWTVYGALEYGSRRASMFHICECEHDLELHELVEEYFRIDNLGIRATKKLESEDTKRAEQIMKRTTRRIEGRFETGLIFKYDYFELPDSMPMAERRLQCLERRMAKDSVISESVRRQMKEYVDKKYIHEATDDELRSADPRKTWYLPLGIAINPKKPSKIRIFCDAAAKVGGISLNTVLMKGPDLLSSLPRILFGFRERPVAICADIKEMFHQVKIRKEDRDCQRLLWRENVKERPKIYIMDVATFGSTCSPCSAQYVMNLNASEHEQDFPDAAEAIKKRHYMDDWMDSVDGVEQAVKLALEVRTIHSNGGFQLHNWLSNSPEFLKRVGASNGCAEKPLNLDCSSTERVLGMFWIPKSDIFTYQSAMRMEQTRPTKREVLRAVMSLFDPLGLLSFFVVHGKIIIQDIWRAKTEWDEKIPHEISERWQSWAKYFETLNNIRIERCYFPNYTTDQLKEVQLHVFCDASDSAYACVAYIRAKVKGKVHCSLVAGKAKVAPLKVLSIPRLELQAAVIGARMQNTIVESHRLEIERSVFWTDSKTVLAWLNSDQRKYTKFVGVRVGEILSSSKAEDWRWIPSKLNVADDATKWGKNPNFSPDSRWFRGPDFLSEDESAWPANTNSTCETREEVQHCLVHIFDKVLKMVKWEDFSNWVRLWRAVGYVHRYCDNFRARFLRQKLKSGPLSQNELIRAEATIFRWIQKEAYPKEFKALAHALSSNIKSVELESCSPLRKLSPCLDHEGIIRLESRIVAASYTSFDVRYPIILPSNHAATKLLLNWYHRRLLHGNHETIRLA
- the LOC129749548 gene encoding uncharacterized protein LOC129749548; this translates as MAPLPEARLQAYIRPFSFTGLDYCGPFNIRIGRATVKRWIALFTCLTIRAIHLEVVHSLSTESCKMAIRRFIVHHGSPREIYSDNGTNFVGVRNELSREIKAEELSECFTNANTKWIFNPPLAPHMGGAWERLVRSVKAAMCAMQMTKNPDEETFATIVREAEDIVNSRPLTFIPIENGQQEALTPNHFLKLSSDGVTQTPKRLKDDRSAHRNNWNHLNNAVDQFWYRWVREYLPTITRRTKWFHDTKEIVPGDLVIIVNESERNGWTRGRVVSLSTAADGRKRRAVVQTSSGLLRRAVAKLARLEVGGKTGSD